Proteins found in one Fulvitalea axinellae genomic segment:
- a CDS encoding glycoside hydrolase family 31 protein has product MLRKYIASVLLTLISAIGLRAADLPGDLTVKIRNNEYWWPGVVALGEKLPFDKETNLSFDLNTANGGNQTQPMLIASSGRLIWSDKPFKFEFREGEILITETKGKVQLIEAGKNLKEAYRYASRNFFPPSGKMPAEVMFQVPQYNTWIELMYDQNQRDILKYAHDIIDNGLPPGVLMIDDNWQEDYGKWNFHEGRFSDPKAMMKELHGMGFKVMLWVCPFVSPDCDEFRALSAKKAFLIDGATGEPKMVKWWNGYSAVLDLSHPEAVKWFKSKLDRLQDEYGVDGYKLDAGDNRFYTGNVKSYVPGMTPTEHSASFGEIGLDYPLNEYRAMWKMAGQPLAQRLHDKNHDWGALYKLIPQLATQGVSGYAFTCPDMIGGGQYKSFLEGAIIDQELIVRSAQCHALMPMMQFSVAPWRVLDKEHLKKCLDAVKIRDEVIDDIMRLAKDAKDSGEPIVRLMEYNYPQQGFHKVRDQFMLGDEILVAPVIKKGARKRAVILPPGKWVSTKGKTFRGPKTITVDAPLDEIPYFRKK; this is encoded by the coding sequence ATGCTACGAAAATATATAGCTTCGGTACTGCTTACGTTGATATCGGCCATAGGCTTGCGGGCTGCCGATCTTCCCGGCGATTTGACGGTGAAAATCCGCAATAACGAATACTGGTGGCCCGGCGTGGTGGCCCTCGGCGAGAAGTTGCCGTTCGATAAGGAAACCAATCTGAGTTTTGACCTAAACACAGCCAACGGCGGTAACCAGACCCAGCCGATGCTGATCGCCAGTAGCGGAAGGCTGATTTGGTCGGACAAACCGTTTAAGTTTGAATTCCGCGAAGGCGAGATTCTGATTACCGAAACCAAAGGCAAAGTCCAATTGATCGAAGCTGGCAAAAATCTGAAAGAAGCTTACCGCTACGCTAGCCGGAATTTCTTTCCCCCTTCGGGAAAAATGCCGGCAGAAGTTATGTTCCAAGTGCCGCAATACAATACTTGGATCGAGCTGATGTATGACCAAAACCAGCGCGATATCCTGAAGTACGCCCACGATATCATCGATAACGGATTGCCTCCGGGAGTATTGATGATCGACGATAACTGGCAGGAAGATTACGGCAAGTGGAATTTCCACGAGGGAAGATTCTCGGATCCTAAAGCCATGATGAAAGAACTGCACGGAATGGGCTTCAAGGTGATGCTCTGGGTGTGTCCTTTCGTAAGCCCTGACTGCGACGAGTTCCGCGCTTTGAGCGCCAAGAAGGCGTTCTTGATCGACGGCGCCACGGGCGAGCCGAAAATGGTGAAATGGTGGAACGGCTACAGCGCTGTGCTTGATTTGAGCCACCCGGAAGCCGTGAAGTGGTTCAAGTCGAAGCTGGACCGTTTGCAGGACGAATACGGCGTGGATGGTTACAAGCTTGACGCCGGCGACAACCGTTTCTATACAGGAAACGTGAAATCATACGTTCCGGGCATGACTCCGACAGAGCATTCGGCCAGCTTCGGGGAAATTGGTTTGGATTACCCGCTCAACGAATACCGCGCGATGTGGAAAATGGCCGGCCAGCCCCTCGCCCAGCGTCTCCATGACAAAAACCACGATTGGGGAGCGCTCTACAAGCTTATTCCACAGTTGGCTACTCAGGGCGTTTCGGGTTATGCCTTCACTTGCCCTGATATGATTGGCGGTGGCCAATACAAGAGCTTCTTGGAAGGTGCCATAATCGATCAGGAACTGATTGTCCGTTCGGCCCAGTGCCACGCTCTGATGCCGATGATGCAGTTCTCAGTGGCTCCTTGGCGAGTATTGGACAAAGAGCATCTTAAGAAGTGCTTGGACGCCGTAAAAATCAGGGACGAAGTTATTGACGATATCATGCGCTTGGCCAAAGACGCCAAAGACTCCGGCGAGCCGATTGTCAGGCTGATGGAATACAACTATCCTCAGCAAGGATTCCATAAGGTAAGGGATCAGTTTATGCTCGGCGACGAGATTTTGGTAGCTCCCGTTATCAAGAAAGGCGCTAGAAAAAGAGCCGTGATTCTGCCTCCCGGAAAGTGGGTTTCTACAAAAGGAAAAACTTTCCGTGGCCCGAAAACCATCACGGTTGACGCTCCTTTGGACGAGATTCCATATTTCAGAAAGAAATAA